A window of the Synchiropus splendidus isolate RoL2022-P1 chromosome 6, RoL_Sspl_1.0, whole genome shotgun sequence genome harbors these coding sequences:
- the il10 gene encoding interleukin-10 produces the protein MTTASPFLLLLCILLISASVLSSPMCNNQCCRFVEGFPVKLRRLRENYSQIRDYYEANDDLDSALLDQTVEDSFQSSFACHTMKSILDFYLDTVLPTAISGVTEDTRDLKPHVESIQLIFDELKIDVVKCRNYFSCKKQFDINNLNSSYTQMETKGLYKAMGELDVFFSYMESYLASKRRGSASA, from the exons ATGACTACCGCcagccccttcctcctcctcctctgcatcctCCTCATCAGCGCGTCCGTGTTGAGCAGTCCGATGTGCAACAACCAGTGTTGCAGATTTGTGGAAGGATTCCCCGTCAAGCTCCGGCGGCTGCGCGAGAACTACTCCCAGATCCGAGATTACTAT GAGGCGAATGACGACCTGGACTCGGCCCTGCTGGACCAGACGGTGGAGGACTCGTTCCAA AGCAGCTTCGCCTGCCACACCATGAAGAGCATCCTGGACTTCTACCTGGACACGGTCCTCCCGACGGCCATCTCCGGGGTCACCGAGGACACCCGGGACCTCAAACCTCACGTGGAGTCCATCCAGCTCATCTTCGACGAGCTCAAGATCGATGTCGTCAAATGC AGAAACTACTTTTCGTGCAAGAAGCAGTTTGACATCAACAACCTGAACTCCAGCTACACACAG ATGGAGACTAAGGGGCTCTACAAGGCCATGGGGGAGCTGGACGTGTTCTTCAGCTACATGGAGTCGTACCTGGCCTCCAAACGGAGGGGAAGTGCTTCAGCCtga